Proteins from a single region of Pseudomonas sp. 10S4:
- the ccoP gene encoding cytochrome-c oxidase, cbb3-type subunit III, with protein MTTFWSLYVTVLSLGTIFALTWLLLSTRKGQRSEQTEETVGHSFDGIEEYDNPLPKWWFMLFVGTIIFALGYLVLYPGLGNWKGLLPGYNYLDNDKQTAFANGQTGWTGVHEWEKEMAKSDAKFGPIFAKFASMPIEEVAKDPQALKMGGRLFASNCSVCHGSDAKGAYGFPNLTDEDWRWGGEPATIKTTIMGGRHAVMPAWAEVIGEQGVADVASFVLTNLDGRKLPEGTKADPVAGQKLFAANCVACHGPEGKGTPAMGAPNLTHPAAFIYGSSFAQLQQTIRYGRQGQMPAQEQLQGNDKVHLLAAYVYSLSHGEKAADAQ; from the coding sequence ATGACTACATTCTGGAGTCTGTACGTCACGGTCCTCAGTCTGGGCACTATCTTCGCCCTGACCTGGCTGCTGCTGTCGACCCGCAAGGGCCAGCGCAGCGAGCAGACGGAAGAAACGGTTGGCCACTCCTTCGACGGGATCGAGGAGTATGACAACCCACTGCCGAAATGGTGGTTCATGCTGTTCGTGGGCACCATCATTTTCGCCCTCGGCTACTTGGTGCTCTACCCAGGCCTGGGTAACTGGAAAGGCCTGCTGCCGGGTTACAACTACCTCGATAACGACAAGCAGACCGCGTTCGCCAACGGCCAGACCGGCTGGACCGGCGTTCACGAGTGGGAAAAGGAAATGGCCAAGTCGGACGCCAAGTTCGGCCCGATCTTCGCCAAGTTCGCTTCCATGCCCATCGAAGAAGTGGCCAAGGACCCGCAAGCCCTGAAGATGGGTGGCCGCTTGTTCGCCTCCAACTGCTCGGTCTGCCACGGTTCCGACGCCAAGGGTGCTTACGGCTTCCCTAACCTGACAGACGAAGACTGGCGCTGGGGCGGCGAGCCGGCCACCATCAAGACCACCATCATGGGCGGCCGTCATGCGGTGATGCCTGCGTGGGCTGAAGTGATCGGCGAGCAAGGCGTTGCGGATGTTGCCTCCTTTGTGCTGACCAACCTCGATGGCCGCAAGCTGCCGGAAGGCACCAAGGCCGACCCGGTTGCCGGCCAGAAACTGTTCGCGGCCAACTGCGTGGCATGCCACGGTCCGGAAGGCAAAGGTACGCCAGCGATGGGCGCACCTAACCTGACTCACCCGGCTGCGTTCATCTACGGTTCGAGCTTTGCTCAACTGCAGCAGACCATCCGTTACGGCCGTCAGGGCCAGATGCCTGCGCAAGAACAGCTGCAAGGCAACGACAAGGTTCACCTGCTGGCCGCTTACGTCTACAGCTTGTCTCACGGTGAGAAGGCAGCGGACGCCCAGTAA
- the ccoP gene encoding cytochrome-c oxidase, cbb3-type subunit III — MTTFWSTWICVLTIGSLIGLTWLLIGTRKGETKGSVDQTMGHSFDGIEEYDNPLPQWWFMLFAGTLVFAVGYLILYPGLGNWKGILPGYEDGWTGVHEWEKEMDKANAKFGPIFAKFAAMPVEEVAKDPQALKMGGRLFASNCSVCHGSDAKGAFGFPNLADSDWRWGGEADTIKTTIMGGRMAAMPAWGEILGEAGVKNVAAYVRHELAGLPLPADSSADVNAGQQVFSTTCVACHGANGQGTEAMGAPNLTHPAGFIYGSSLVQLQQTIRHGRQGHMPAQSELLGNDKVQLLAAYVYSLSHGASTERLQAEGKNE, encoded by the coding sequence ATGACCACCTTCTGGAGTACGTGGATCTGCGTACTGACCATCGGCAGCCTGATCGGCCTGACCTGGCTGCTGATCGGCACCCGCAAGGGCGAAACCAAGGGCAGCGTCGACCAGACCATGGGCCACAGCTTCGACGGCATCGAGGAATACGACAACCCGCTGCCGCAGTGGTGGTTCATGCTGTTCGCCGGCACGCTGGTGTTTGCCGTGGGTTACTTGATTCTTTATCCGGGCCTGGGCAACTGGAAAGGCATCCTGCCCGGCTACGAGGACGGCTGGACCGGCGTTCACGAATGGGAAAAGGAAATGGACAAGGCTAACGCCAAGTTCGGACCGATCTTCGCCAAATTCGCCGCCATGCCAGTGGAAGAAGTCGCCAAGGACCCGCAAGCGTTGAAAATGGGCGGTCGCCTGTTTGCGTCCAATTGCTCGGTGTGCCACGGCTCCGACGCCAAGGGCGCCTTCGGCTTCCCGAACCTGGCCGACAGCGATTGGCGTTGGGGCGGTGAAGCCGACACCATCAAGACCACCATCATGGGCGGTCGCATGGCCGCGATGCCGGCCTGGGGTGAAATCCTCGGTGAGGCTGGGGTGAAAAACGTCGCCGCGTATGTGCGTCACGAACTGGCCGGCCTGCCGTTGCCTGCCGACAGCAGCGCCGACGTAAACGCCGGCCAGCAAGTGTTCAGTACCACCTGCGTCGCCTGTCACGGGGCAAACGGCCAGGGCACTGAAGCCATGGGCGCGCCGAATCTGACGCACCCGGCCGGATTTATCTACGGCTCAAGCCTGGTGCAACTGCAACAAACCATTCGTCATGGCCGCCAGGGCCATATGCCGGCGCAGAGCGAACTGCTCGGCAACGATAAGGTGCAACTGTTGGCCGCCTACGTTTACAGCTTGTCCCACGGTGCCAGCACCGAGCGTTTGCAGGCCGAAGGCAAAAACGAGTAA
- a CDS encoding alpha/beta family hydrolase has product MDKEHKASIDGDQWAQCVAEHGWLWDAASTPSSPTLILAHGAGAPMDSGWMNDMAARLAAHGLNVLRFEFPYMAQRRIDGGKRPPNPAPKLLECWREVYAVVRRHVTGKLAVGGKSMGGRMASLLADELGADALVCLGYPFYAVGKPEKPRVEHLAGLKTRTLIVQGERDALGNREAVEAYSLSPSIEVFWLVAGDHDLKPLKASGFNHEQHLAAAAQKVASFLQ; this is encoded by the coding sequence ATGGACAAAGAGCACAAGGCCAGTATTGACGGGGATCAATGGGCGCAGTGCGTGGCCGAACATGGCTGGCTGTGGGATGCCGCCTCGACGCCATCATCGCCGACGTTGATCCTGGCTCACGGCGCCGGTGCACCGATGGACAGCGGCTGGATGAACGACATGGCTGCGCGCCTTGCGGCACATGGGCTCAACGTGCTGCGCTTCGAGTTTCCATACATGGCGCAACGGCGCATCGACGGCGGCAAACGTCCACCGAATCCGGCGCCGAAACTGCTGGAATGCTGGCGTGAGGTGTATGCGGTGGTGCGACGCCATGTCACTGGGAAACTGGCCGTTGGCGGCAAGTCCATGGGCGGGCGGATGGCCAGTTTGCTGGCGGATGAATTGGGCGCGGATGCGTTGGTGTGCCTGGGGTATCCGTTTTACGCGGTGGGTAAACCGGAGAAGCCTCGGGTAGAGCATCTGGCCGGGCTCAAGACCCGGACCTTGATCGTGCAGGGCGAGCGGGATGCGTTGGGTAATCGTGAGGCGGTGGAGGCTTACTCGCTCTCACCGAGCATTGAGGTGTTTTGGCTGGTAGCGGGGGATCACGATTTGAAGCCGTTGAAGGCGTCCGGGTTTAATCATGAGCAGCATTTGGCGGCTGCGGCGCAGAAGGTCGCTTCATTCCTTCAGTAA
- a CDS encoding FixH family protein: protein MPAANAASPWYKHLWPWIIIGILTCSVTLTLSMVTIAVKNPDNLVNDNYYEAGKGINRSLDRELLAQTLLMHANVHLDEVTGEVDLRLTGNSQPKTVELNLISPTQPEKDRKITLTRSETEQGRYIGQMSDKVDGRRFVELLGVQDDKTWRMFEEEQISPDKNLLLGDEPLQGAEDLK from the coding sequence ATGCCAGCAGCAAATGCCGCAAGCCCTTGGTACAAGCATCTTTGGCCGTGGATCATCATCGGGATTCTGACTTGCTCGGTGACCCTGACACTGTCCATGGTGACCATTGCGGTCAAGAACCCGGACAACCTGGTCAATGACAACTACTACGAGGCCGGCAAAGGCATCAACCGTTCCCTGGACCGTGAGTTGCTGGCCCAGACCCTGCTAATGCACGCCAACGTCCACCTGGATGAGGTGACCGGCGAAGTCGACCTGCGCCTGACCGGCAACAGCCAGCCAAAGACCGTTGAGCTGAACCTGATCTCGCCGACCCAGCCGGAGAAGGATCGTAAGATCACCCTGACCCGCAGCGAAACCGAACAGGGCCGCTACATCGGCCAGATGAGCGACAAGGTCGATGGCCGCCGTTTCGTTGAATTGCTGGGCGTGCAGGACGACAAGACCTGGCGCATGTTCGAGGAAGAACAGATCAGCCCCGACAAGAACCTGCTGCTGGGCGATGAGCCGCTGCAAGGTGCTGAAGACCTGAAGTAG
- a CDS encoding heavy metal translocating P-type ATPase has product MTTPTPCYHCALPVPAGGRFTAVVLGETRELCCPGCQAVAEAIVAGGLESYYQHRSEASANPQTLPVQLVDELALYDRADVQQPFVRHEGELAETTLLMEGISCAACGWLIEKHLRSLPAVAEARLNLSNHRLFVRWADAQLPLSHVLSELRHIGYAAHPYQADRASEQLASENRLALRQLGVAGLLWFQAMMATMATWPEFNIDLSPELHTILRWVALFLTTPIVFYSCAPFFKGAIRDLRTRHLTMDVSVSLAIGSAYLAGIWTSITGVGELYFDAVGMFALFLLAGRYLERRARERTAAATAQLVNLLPASCLRLSADGQSERILLSELRVGDQVLVHPGAILPADGKILDGQSSIDESLLTGEYLPQPRTLGDAVTAGTLNVEGALTVEVLALGHDTRLSAIVRLLERAQAEKPRLAEIADRAAQWFLLLSLIAAAAIGLLWWELDSSRAFWIVLAMLVATCPCALSLATPTALTAATGTLHKLGLLLTRGHVLEGLNQIDTVIFDKTGTLTEGRLALRSIRPLGSLNSDQCLSLAAALENRSEHPIARAFGRAPLAAEEVLSTPGLGLEGLVGLQRLRIGQPGFVCELSGATVPLMPDEAGQWLLLGDSFGPLAWFVLDDRLRADAPALLAACKARGWRTLLLSGDSSPMVASVAAELGIDEARGGLRPDDKLQVLQQLHKEGRKVLMLGDGVNDVPVLAAADISVAMGSATDLAKTSADAVLLSNRLDALVQAFSLARRTRRVIIENLLWAGLYNGLMLPFAALGWITPVWAAIGMSISSLTVVLNALRLTRMPSTPKARTTPETRPLPA; this is encoded by the coding sequence ATGACCACCCCAACCCCTTGCTACCACTGCGCCCTGCCCGTCCCGGCCGGGGGCCGCTTCACCGCCGTCGTCCTCGGTGAAACCCGCGAGCTCTGCTGCCCGGGTTGCCAGGCCGTGGCTGAAGCCATTGTGGCGGGTGGCCTGGAAAGTTATTACCAGCACCGCAGCGAAGCCTCGGCCAACCCGCAAACCTTGCCGGTGCAATTGGTCGACGAACTGGCGCTGTACGACCGCGCCGACGTCCAGCAACCCTTCGTTCGTCACGAAGGCGAACTCGCTGAAACCACGCTGCTGATGGAAGGCATCAGTTGCGCCGCCTGCGGCTGGCTGATCGAGAAACACCTGCGCAGCTTGCCGGCCGTGGCCGAAGCGCGACTGAACCTGTCGAACCATCGCCTGTTCGTGCGTTGGGCCGACGCCCAACTGCCGCTAAGCCACGTGCTTAGCGAATTGCGCCACATCGGTTACGCCGCGCACCCTTATCAGGCCGACCGCGCCAGCGAACAACTGGCCAGCGAAAATCGCCTGGCCCTGCGCCAACTCGGCGTCGCCGGATTGCTGTGGTTTCAGGCGATGATGGCGACCATGGCCACCTGGCCCGAATTCAATATCGACCTCAGCCCGGAGCTGCACACCATCCTGCGCTGGGTCGCGCTGTTCCTGACCACGCCGATCGTGTTTTACAGCTGCGCACCCTTCTTCAAGGGCGCCATACGCGACCTGCGCACCCGGCACCTGACCATGGATGTGTCGGTCTCGCTGGCGATTGGCAGCGCTTACCTCGCCGGGATCTGGACCTCGATCACCGGAGTCGGCGAACTGTATTTCGATGCGGTCGGGATGTTCGCGCTGTTCCTGCTGGCCGGACGTTACCTGGAACGCCGCGCCCGGGAACGCACCGCTGCTGCCACCGCTCAACTTGTGAATCTATTGCCCGCCTCGTGCCTGCGCCTGAGTGCCGACGGCCAGAGCGAGCGAATCCTGCTCAGTGAATTGCGCGTCGGCGATCAGGTGCTGGTGCATCCCGGCGCCATTCTCCCGGCCGACGGCAAGATTCTCGATGGCCAGTCGAGCATTGACGAATCGTTGCTCACCGGTGAATACCTGCCGCAACCGCGCACTCTTGGCGATGCGGTCACGGCCGGCACCTTGAACGTTGAAGGTGCGCTGACCGTGGAGGTGCTGGCGCTGGGTCATGACACGCGACTGTCGGCCATCGTCCGTCTGTTGGAACGCGCACAGGCCGAAAAACCGCGCCTGGCGGAAATCGCCGACCGCGCCGCCCAATGGTTTCTGCTGCTGTCGTTGATTGCTGCCGCTGCCATCGGCCTGTTGTGGTGGGAACTGGATTCATCGCGAGCGTTCTGGATTGTGCTGGCGATGCTCGTCGCGACCTGCCCGTGCGCCTTGTCCCTGGCCACGCCGACCGCCCTGACCGCCGCCACCGGCACGTTGCACAAACTCGGCCTACTACTAACTCGCGGCCATGTCCTGGAAGGACTGAACCAGATCGACACGGTGATTTTCGACAAGACCGGTACGCTGACGGAAGGCCGGCTGGCGCTGCGCTCGATTCGCCCACTCGGTTCGCTCAACAGTGATCAATGCCTGAGCCTCGCGGCAGCGCTGGAAAACCGCTCCGAACACCCGATCGCCCGTGCGTTTGGCCGTGCACCGTTGGCCGCCGAAGAAGTCCTCAGTACGCCGGGGCTAGGGCTTGAAGGCTTGGTCGGTTTACAACGCTTGCGCATCGGCCAACCGGGTTTTGTCTGCGAACTCAGTGGTGCCACCGTGCCGCTGATGCCGGATGAAGCCGGCCAATGGCTGCTGCTCGGTGACAGTTTTGGGCCGCTGGCGTGGTTTGTCCTCGACGACCGCTTGCGCGCCGATGCCCCGGCGCTGCTTGCCGCGTGCAAGGCTCGCGGCTGGCGCACGCTGTTGTTGTCGGGCGACAGCTCACCGATGGTCGCCAGCGTCGCCGCCGAATTGGGCATCGACGAGGCCCGTGGCGGCTTGCGGCCCGATGACAAGTTGCAAGTGCTGCAACAACTGCACAAGGAAGGTCGTAAGGTGTTGATGCTCGGCGACGGGGTCAACGACGTACCGGTGCTGGCCGCCGCCGATATCAGCGTGGCCATGGGTTCGGCCACCGATCTGGCGAAAACCAGCGCCGACGCGGTGTTGCTGTCCAACCGCCTCGACGCCTTGGTACAAGCCTTCAGCCTGGCGCGGCGCACCCGTCGGGTAATCATCGAGAACCTGCTGTGGGCCGGACTGTACAATGGCCTCATGCTGCCGTTCGCCGCCCTCGGCTGGATCACTCCGGTGTGGGCCGCGATTGGCATGTCGATCAGTTCGTTGACCGTGGTACTCAATGCCCTGCGCCTGACTCGCATGCCGAGCACGCCAAAGGCCCGCACCACGCCAGAAACCCGTCCGCTGCCGGCCTGA
- the ccoG gene encoding cytochrome c oxidase accessory protein CcoG: MSNQIPVHDVTPPAKNANNSVDLYASREKIYTRAFTGLFRNLRMMGGAGLFLLYFGTVWLNWGGHQAVWWNLPERKFFIFGATFWPQDFILLSGLLIISAFGLFFITVYAGRVWCGYTCPQSVWTWIFMWCEKVTEGDRNQRIKLDKAPMSGNKFLRKLSKHSLWLLIGFVTGMTFVGYFSPIRELTIDFFLGEADGWSYFWVGFFTLATYGNAGWLREQVCIYMCPYARFQSVMFDKDTLIVSYDPRRGESRGPRKKGVDYKAQGLGDCIDCTMCVQVCPTGIDIRDGLQIECIGCAACIDACDSIMDKMDYPRGLISYTTEHNLSGQVTHKLRPRLIGYAVVLLTMIGLLVTAFFMRSLVGFDVSKDRVLYRENAEGRIENVYSLKIMNKDQRDHTYLLEASGLPDLKLQGKREIKVAAGEIFSQPVELSSAPEQLPSSTNEVKFTLKDADDDSVHVEAKSRFIGPQIR, translated from the coding sequence ATGAGCAATCAGATTCCGGTACACGACGTTACTCCGCCAGCCAAGAACGCAAACAACAGCGTCGACCTCTACGCCTCTCGAGAAAAAATCTACACCCGCGCCTTCACCGGCCTGTTCCGCAACCTGCGGATGATGGGCGGGGCCGGTTTGTTCCTGCTGTATTTCGGTACGGTGTGGTTGAACTGGGGTGGTCATCAAGCCGTCTGGTGGAACCTGCCGGAACGTAAATTCTTCATTTTTGGCGCGACCTTCTGGCCCCAGGATTTCATCCTGCTCTCGGGCCTGCTGATCATCAGCGCCTTTGGCCTGTTCTTCATTACCGTGTACGCCGGACGCGTCTGGTGCGGCTATACCTGCCCGCAAAGCGTCTGGACCTGGATTTTCATGTGGTGCGAGAAGGTCACCGAAGGCGACCGCAACCAGCGCATCAAGCTCGACAAAGCGCCAATGAGCGGCAATAAATTCCTGCGCAAACTCAGTAAACACAGCCTGTGGCTGTTGATCGGTTTCGTCACCGGCATGACCTTCGTCGGGTACTTTTCGCCCATCCGCGAGCTGACCATCGACTTCTTCCTCGGCGAAGCCGATGGCTGGTCGTACTTCTGGGTCGGTTTCTTCACCCTCGCCACTTACGGCAATGCCGGCTGGTTGCGCGAGCAGGTGTGCATCTACATGTGCCCGTATGCGCGCTTCCAGAGCGTGATGTTCGACAAGGACACCCTGATTGTTTCCTACGACCCGCGTCGTGGTGAGTCCCGCGGCCCGCGCAAGAAAGGCGTGGACTACAAGGCCCAAGGCCTGGGCGACTGCATCGACTGCACCATGTGCGTCCAGGTCTGCCCGACCGGGATCGACATCCGCGACGGCCTGCAAATCGAGTGCATCGGCTGCGCCGCGTGCATCGATGCCTGCGACAGCATCATGGACAAAATGGACTACCCGCGCGGCTTGATCAGCTACACCACCGAGCACAACCTGTCCGGGCAAGTAACCCATAAGCTGCGCCCACGCCTGATCGGCTATGCCGTTGTGCTGCTGACCATGATCGGCTTGCTGGTCACCGCGTTCTTCATGCGCTCGCTGGTCGGTTTTGACGTCAGCAAGGACCGCGTGCTGTACCGCGAGAACGCCGAAGGCCGGATCGAAAACGTCTACAGCCTGAAGATCATGAACAAAGACCAACGCGACCACACTTACCTGCTCGAAGCCAGCGGTCTGCCGGACCTCAAGCTGCAAGGCAAGCGTGAGATCAAAGTCGCCGCCGGAGAAATATTCAGCCAGCCGGTGGAGCTCTCCAGCGCACCGGAGCAATTGCCATCGAGCACCAATGAGGTGAAATTCACCCTCAAGGATGCCGATGACGACAGCGTTCACGTTGAAGCCAAGAGCCGATTCATCGGCCCACAAATTCGTTGA
- the ccoO gene encoding cytochrome-c oxidase, cbb3-type subunit II produces the protein MKHEAVEKNIGLLAFFMVIAVSIGGLTQIVPLFFQDVTNKPVEGMKPRPALELEGRDIFIANGCVGCHSQMIRPFRAETERYGHYSVAGESVWDHPFLWGSKRTGPDLARVGGRYSDDWQRAHLYNPRNVVPESKMPAYPFLVENKLDGKDTAKKMEVLRTLGVPYTDEDIAGAKDAVKGKTEMDALVAYLQGLGTIIKSKR, from the coding sequence ATGAAGCATGAAGCAGTCGAGAAGAACATTGGCCTGCTGGCCTTCTTCATGGTTATCGCCGTCAGCATCGGCGGCCTGACCCAGATCGTTCCGTTGTTTTTCCAGGACGTCACTAACAAGCCGGTTGAAGGCATGAAGCCTCGCCCGGCGCTGGAACTTGAAGGGCGTGACATTTTCATCGCCAACGGCTGTGTCGGCTGCCACTCGCAGATGATCCGCCCGTTCCGTGCTGAAACCGAACGTTACGGCCACTACTCGGTAGCCGGTGAAAGCGTCTGGGACCACCCGTTCCTGTGGGGTTCCAAGCGTACCGGTCCGGACCTGGCCCGTGTCGGCGGTCGTTACTCCGATGACTGGCAGCGTGCGCATTTGTACAACCCGCGCAACGTCGTGCCTGAGTCGAAAATGCCGGCCTACCCGTTCCTCGTGGAAAACAAGCTCGACGGCAAAGACACCGCCAAGAAAATGGAAGTCTTGCGCACGCTCGGCGTCCCTTACACCGACGAAGACATCGCCGGCGCCAAGGATGCTGTGAAGGGCAAAACCGAAATGGACGCGCTGGTGGCCTATCTGCAAGGCCTGGGCACCATCATCAAAAGCAAACGGTGA
- a CDS encoding CcoQ/FixQ family Cbb3-type cytochrome c oxidase assembly chaperone yields the protein MDIGMIRGLGTVVVMVAFIGLALWVFSPKRKSEFEDATLLPFADDPEAIKHVEQASRSNKE from the coding sequence ATGGATATCGGGATGATTCGTGGCCTGGGCACCGTTGTTGTGATGGTGGCCTTTATCGGTCTGGCGTTGTGGGTGTTCAGTCCCAAGCGCAAGTCGGAGTTTGAAGACGCGACCTTGCTGCCTTTCGCGGATGATCCCGAAGCCATCAAGCACGTCGAGCAAGCTTCTAGGAGTAACAAAGAATGA
- the ccoN gene encoding cytochrome-c oxidase, cbb3-type subunit I: protein MNTSISTAYNYKVVRQFAIMTVVWGIVGMGLGVFLAAQLVWPELNFNLPWTSFGRLRPLHTNAVIFAFGGCALFASSFYSVQRTCQTRLFAPKIAQFCFWGWQLVIVLAAISLPLGYTSSKEYAELEWPIDILITIVWVAYAIVFFGTLAKRTTKHIYVGNWFFGAFIITVAILHIVNNLEIPVSWNKSYSVYGGATDAMVQWWYGHNAVGFFLTAGFLGMMYYFVPKQAERPVYSYRLSIVHFWALITLYIWAGPHHLHYTALPDWAQSLGMVMSLILLAPSWGGMINGMMTLSGAWHKLRSDPILRFLVVSLAFYGMSTFEGPMMAIKTVNALSHYTDWTIGHVHAGALGWVAMISIGALYHMIPKIFGRPQMHSIGLINAHFWLATIGTVLYIASMWVNGIAQGLMWRAVNEDGTLTYSFVETLVASHPGFVVRLVGGAIFFSGMLLMAYNTWRTVRASQPAEAAAAAQMA from the coding sequence ATGAACACTTCTATCAGTACCGCCTACAACTACAAGGTGGTCCGCCAATTCGCCATTATGACGGTGGTGTGGGGCATCGTCGGCATGGGGCTCGGGGTTTTTCTCGCGGCCCAATTGGTCTGGCCCGAACTCAACTTCAATTTGCCGTGGACCAGCTTCGGCCGCCTGCGCCCGCTGCACACCAATGCTGTGATTTTCGCTTTTGGCGGCTGCGCTTTGTTCGCCAGTTCGTTCTATTCGGTGCAACGCACCTGCCAGACCCGACTGTTCGCACCGAAAATCGCCCAGTTCTGCTTCTGGGGCTGGCAACTGGTGATCGTGCTGGCGGCCATCAGCCTGCCGCTGGGTTACACCAGTTCCAAGGAATACGCCGAGCTGGAATGGCCGATCGATATCCTGATCACCATCGTCTGGGTCGCCTACGCCATCGTATTCTTCGGCACACTGGCCAAGCGTACGACCAAGCACATCTACGTCGGTAACTGGTTCTTCGGTGCTTTTATCATCACCGTGGCGATTCTGCACATCGTCAACAACCTGGAAATTCCGGTTAGCTGGAACAAGTCCTACTCGGTATACGGCGGTGCGACTGACGCCATGGTTCAGTGGTGGTACGGCCACAACGCGGTGGGTTTCTTCCTGACTGCCGGCTTCCTCGGGATGATGTATTACTTCGTGCCGAAACAGGCCGAGCGCCCGGTGTATTCGTATCGTTTGTCGATCGTGCACTTCTGGGCATTGATCACCCTGTACATCTGGGCCGGTCCGCACCACTTGCACTACACCGCACTGCCGGACTGGGCACAGTCGCTGGGCATGGTGATGTCGCTGATCCTGCTGGCGCCAAGCTGGGGCGGGATGATCAACGGCATGATGACGCTCTCGGGCGCCTGGCATAAGTTGCGCAGCGACCCGATCCTGCGCTTCCTGGTGGTCTCGCTCGCGTTCTACGGCATGTCGACCTTCGAAGGGCCGATGATGGCCATCAAGACGGTGAACGCCCTCTCCCACTACACCGACTGGACCATCGGCCACGTACACGCCGGGGCACTCGGCTGGGTGGCGATGATTTCCATCGGCGCGCTGTATCACATGATCCCGAAAATCTTCGGTCGCCCACAGATGCACAGCATCGGCTTGATCAACGCGCACTTCTGGCTCGCGACCATCGGCACCGTGCTCTACATCGCTTCGATGTGGGTCAACGGCATCGCCCAGGGCCTCATGTGGCGCGCTGTCAACGAAGACGGCACGCTGACCTACTCCTTCGTCGAAACCCTGGTGGCCAGCCACCCGGGCTTCGTCGTGCGGTTGGTGGGCGGCGCGATCTTCTTCAGCGGCATGTTGCTGATGGCCTACAACACCTGGCGCACCGTTCGGGCCTCGCAGCCTGCCGAAGCCGCCGCTGCCGCGCAGATGGCCTGA
- a CDS encoding cbb3-type cytochrome oxidase subunit 3, with the protein MVFEMSSGMIRGLGTVVVFVAFVGLALWVFNGKRSPEFAEARLLPFADEPLPDDANTQEPETRSTRP; encoded by the coding sequence ATGGTCTTTGAAATGAGCAGTGGAATGATCCGCGGCCTGGGCACGGTCGTGGTGTTTGTGGCCTTCGTCGGCCTGGCGTTGTGGGTGTTCAACGGCAAGCGCAGCCCGGAATTCGCCGAAGCACGTTTGCTGCCGTTCGCCGATGAGCCGTTACCCGACGACGCCAACACCCAAGAACCTGAAACAAGGAGTACCCGGCCATGA
- the ccoO gene encoding cytochrome-c oxidase, cbb3-type subunit II — protein sequence MKHETIEKNVGLLLLLMIFAVSIGGLTQIVPLFFQDVTNKPVEGMKPYTALQLEGRDIYIREGCVGCHSQMIRPFRAETERYGHYSVAGESVWDHPFLWGSKRTGPDLARVGGRYSEDWHRAHLYNPRNVVPESKMPGYPWLVSNQLDSSHTETKIKAMRTLGVPYTDDDITGAVASLKGKTEMDALVAYLQVLGTAIKSKR from the coding sequence ATGAAACACGAAACAATCGAAAAAAACGTCGGCCTGCTGCTGTTGCTGATGATCTTTGCCGTGAGCATCGGCGGTCTGACTCAGATCGTCCCGCTGTTCTTTCAGGACGTGACCAATAAGCCGGTGGAAGGCATGAAGCCCTACACCGCGCTGCAACTGGAAGGTCGTGACATCTACATCCGCGAAGGCTGCGTCGGTTGCCACTCGCAGATGATCCGGCCGTTTCGCGCCGAGACCGAACGTTACGGGCACTACTCGGTGGCCGGTGAAAGCGTCTGGGATCACCCGTTCCTGTGGGGCTCCAAGCGCACCGGGCCGGATCTGGCGCGGGTCGGCGGTCGCTACTCCGAAGACTGGCATCGCGCGCATTTGTACAACCCGCGCAACGTGGTGCCGGAATCGAAAATGCCTGGCTACCCGTGGCTAGTGTCCAACCAGCTCGACAGCAGCCACACCGAAACCAAGATCAAGGCCATGCGCACCCTCGGCGTGCCGTACACCGACGATGACATCACTGGTGCAGTCGCCTCGCTCAAGGGCAAGACCGAAATGGACGCCCTGGTCGCCTACCTGCAAGTGCTCGGCACTGCCATCAAGAGCAAGAGGTGA